One Candidatus Delongbacteria bacterium DNA segment encodes these proteins:
- a CDS encoding S8 family serine peptidase codes for MKWDYSDVETLLRETGASQWKRLFSEHSPEQLDQLRKAGEARRGIKLANLNNWYTVVLPSDEAAVELAARLAKNPRIRSASVTPLPVMFAADIAPATPNWLANQGYQAAAPAGTGITSAWAMPGGSGQGIRVLHCEGGWVLDHEDYDLTYTGGGNSGDSGWWNHGTACVSILGARNNGYGVTGMTPLLDGLFSHGIMDAGGPAAWIASMGYLNVGDVISASWGYSGTPVPGQVCVCNCGQFGGVPAEANQADFDAIQTVTANGYIVVNSASNGSMPLDDAFYGGAYNLNVRDSGALLIGAIDPGGNPTCWTNHGSRVDAHAWGSAVYSAGYGDLFSGGGDTRQYYTSSFGGTSSACPIVSGCVAATQGAFKSATGTVLDAWQFRSLLRTTGTPQTGSFSKLISNQPDVPQLIAAALALTPDGTPPVIAHMPLGNTADNVGPYAVSVTLSDASGIAAADLHHRVDGGAWSSSPLSPSGPSWVGSIPGQPAGSVIDYYLTATDGAALPNTATSATWTFTVLASADGIVLLTPSASPLSGGTEWATALTAAGYDGTIMNVDNLDGVILGPQTDALIVLLGIYSSNYVIPAGSAMATAIESFVNAGGKVYLEGGDSWAFDPIYSGGHNFNALFGLNGDSDGGADLSNATGHGPLAGSWTYTGANNWIDRLSTAGAFLLLSNDAAGYNCGYYQTGPRTTAGVSFELAGLSGFQPIIETLFGEALFNVLPGYLAVSPPSLSGTAMEGGADSETLTLTNTGHRTLNWNVNAAAQLFANAPAQLVHEPRELAKGEADPRPGAVITAVGGPDPFGYVWSDSDQPGGPAVNFQDISATGTALSLGDDVNQGPFSLGFPFTYYGLVFGDVRICSNGFLSFVSTINTFINQPLPSGGEPQAVIAPFWDDLNPGVGGTVHVQAFADRFVVQWTGVPHFSNSGSYTFQVILHADNSIEFQYGAMGEVTSATVGIENIDASMGLQVVFNAPYLHNDMAIRLAPWTGFSAVAGTLAPGQSTNLDVSMSAVALTAGVYHSTVQVNTNELPGSVSVPVEFTVTPGPRAPAQVTGQQLIRLTTYEDYGYADYVLDFPDVTQDVDGNPLSVDSYTFYYSYNPYAPFPAGWSYAWSSATSEFYFGVSFYPPLFFRVTAHDTDGVLLASPQAEGASTLPVSPSGLPILVSQPRD; via the coding sequence ATGAAGTGGGACTACTCCGATGTGGAGACGCTGCTGCGCGAGACCGGCGCCTCCCAGTGGAAGCGTCTCTTCAGCGAGCACAGTCCCGAGCAGCTCGACCAGCTGCGCAAGGCGGGCGAGGCTCGCCGCGGGATCAAGCTGGCCAATCTCAACAACTGGTACACGGTGGTTCTGCCCAGCGACGAGGCCGCCGTGGAGCTCGCCGCCCGGCTGGCCAAGAACCCGCGCATCCGTAGCGCGTCGGTCACGCCGCTTCCGGTGATGTTCGCCGCCGACATCGCGCCGGCCACGCCCAATTGGCTGGCCAACCAGGGCTACCAGGCCGCGGCGCCCGCTGGCACGGGCATCACCTCCGCCTGGGCCATGCCCGGCGGCAGCGGCCAGGGAATCCGCGTCCTGCACTGCGAGGGCGGCTGGGTGCTGGATCACGAGGATTACGACCTGACCTACACGGGTGGCGGCAATTCCGGCGATTCCGGCTGGTGGAACCACGGCACCGCCTGCGTCTCCATCCTGGGCGCGCGCAACAACGGCTACGGCGTGACGGGCATGACGCCCCTCCTCGATGGCCTCTTCAGCCACGGCATCATGGACGCCGGCGGACCCGCCGCCTGGATCGCCTCCATGGGTTACCTCAACGTCGGCGACGTGATCTCCGCCAGTTGGGGCTACAGTGGCACGCCTGTCCCCGGCCAGGTCTGCGTCTGCAACTGCGGCCAGTTCGGCGGCGTCCCCGCCGAGGCCAACCAAGCCGACTTCGACGCCATCCAAACGGTGACCGCCAACGGCTACATCGTGGTCAATTCCGCCAGCAACGGCTCCATGCCGCTGGACGACGCCTTCTACGGCGGCGCCTACAATTTGAACGTGCGCGACAGTGGCGCCCTGCTCATCGGCGCCATCGATCCGGGCGGAAATCCTACCTGTTGGACCAACCACGGCAGCCGCGTGGACGCCCACGCCTGGGGCAGCGCGGTCTACAGCGCCGGCTACGGCGACCTGTTCAGTGGCGGCGGTGACACGCGCCAGTACTACACGAGCAGCTTCGGCGGCACCTCGTCGGCTTGTCCCATCGTCTCCGGTTGCGTGGCTGCCACGCAGGGCGCGTTCAAGAGCGCCACGGGCACGGTGCTGGACGCCTGGCAGTTCCGCTCCCTGCTGCGCACCACCGGCACGCCCCAGACCGGCAGCTTCTCCAAGCTCATCTCCAATCAGCCCGATGTCCCCCAACTGATCGCGGCGGCCCTGGCCCTGACCCCGGACGGCACGCCTCCGGTCATCGCCCACATGCCGTTGGGCAACACGGCGGACAACGTGGGTCCCTACGCTGTCAGCGTCACTTTGTCGGACGCGTCCGGCATCGCGGCGGCGGACCTGCACCACCGCGTCGACGGCGGAGCGTGGAGCAGCAGCCCGCTCAGTCCTTCCGGTCCCTCCTGGGTGGGTTCCATTCCCGGTCAGCCCGCGGGCAGCGTGATCGACTACTACCTGACGGCCACGGACGGCGCCGCCCTGCCCAACACGGCCACCAGCGCCACCTGGACCTTCACCGTGCTCGCCAGCGCGGACGGCATCGTCCTGCTGACGCCCTCCGCCAGCCCGCTCTCCGGCGGCACCGAGTGGGCCACGGCTCTCACCGCGGCCGGCTATGACGGCACCATCATGAACGTGGACAACCTGGACGGCGTGATCCTGGGGCCGCAGACCGATGCGCTCATCGTGCTGCTGGGCATCTACTCCAGCAACTATGTGATTCCGGCAGGCAGCGCCATGGCCACCGCCATCGAGTCCTTCGTCAACGCGGGCGGCAAGGTCTACCTCGAGGGTGGCGACAGTTGGGCCTTTGACCCCATCTATAGCGGCGGGCACAACTTCAACGCCCTGTTCGGGTTGAATGGCGATTCCGACGGCGGCGCGGACCTGTCCAATGCCACCGGCCACGGCCCCCTCGCCGGCAGCTGGACCTACACGGGCGCCAACAATTGGATCGACCGCCTGAGCACTGCCGGGGCGTTCCTGCTCCTCAGCAACGATGCCGCCGGTTACAATTGCGGCTACTACCAGACCGGCCCCCGCACCACCGCGGGCGTCTCCTTCGAGCTGGCCGGCTTGAGCGGTTTCCAGCCGATCATCGAGACCCTGTTCGGCGAGGCCCTCTTCAACGTGCTGCCCGGTTACCTGGCGGTTTCACCTCCCTCCTTGAGCGGCACAGCCATGGAAGGCGGCGCGGATTCCGAGACGCTCACCCTGACCAACACCGGCCACCGCACGCTGAACTGGAACGTCAACGCCGCGGCGCAGCTCTTCGCCAACGCGCCGGCGCAGCTCGTGCATGAGCCGCGGGAGCTGGCCAAGGGCGAGGCCGATCCCCGCCCGGGCGCGGTGATCACGGCCGTCGGTGGTCCCGACCCCTTCGGCTACGTCTGGAGCGACAGCGACCAGCCCGGCGGACCCGCGGTGAACTTCCAGGACATCAGCGCCACGGGCACCGCCCTGTCCTTGGGTGACGACGTCAACCAGGGGCCCTTCTCCCTGGGCTTCCCGTTCACCTACTATGGCCTTGTGTTCGGCGATGTCCGGATCTGCAGCAACGGATTCCTCAGCTTCGTTTCCACCATCAACACCTTCATCAACCAGCCGCTGCCCAGCGGCGGCGAGCCGCAGGCGGTCATCGCCCCCTTCTGGGACGACCTCAACCCCGGCGTGGGCGGCACGGTGCATGTCCAGGCCTTCGCCGACCGCTTCGTGGTGCAGTGGACCGGCGTGCCGCATTTCTCCAACTCGGGGTCCTACACCTTCCAGGTGATCCTCCACGCCGACAACTCCATCGAGTTCCAATACGGGGCCATGGGCGAGGTGACCAGCGCCACGGTGGGCATCGAGAACATCGACGCCAGCATGGGCCTGCAGGTGGTGTTCAACGCGCCCTACCTGCACAACGACATGGCCATCCGCCTTGCGCCGTGGACCGGTTTCTCTGCAGTGGCCGGCACCTTGGCACCCGGGCAGAGCACCAACCTGGATGTGTCGATGAGTGCGGTGGCCCTCACCGCGGGCGTCTATCACAGCACGGTCCAGGTGAACACCAACGAGCTGCCGGGCTCCGTGTCCGTTCCGGTGGAGTTCACGGTCACGCCCGGCCCGCGGGCGCCGGCGCAGGTCACGGGACAGCAGTTGATCCGATTGACCACCTATGAGGACTATGGCTACGCCGATTACGTGCTGGATTTCCCCGACGTGACGCAGGATGTGGACGGCAACCCGCTCAGCGTGGACTCCTATACGTTCTACTACAGTTATAACCCCTATGCCCCCTTCCCTGCCGGCTGGAGCTATGCCTGGTCCAGCGCGACCAGTGAGTTCTACTTCGGTGTGAGCTTCTATCCGCCCTTGTTCTTCCGCGTGACGGCCCACGACACGGATGGCGTGCTGCTCGCATCTCCGCAGGCCGAGGGCGCGTCGACGCTTCCCGTCTCTCCGTCCGGACTGCCGATCCTCGTTTCGCAACCGCGAGACTAG
- the tnpA gene encoding IS200/IS605 family transposase: MSQSLAQILIHLVFSARDREACLEEHIHGRLQAYLVGILRHLACPPHAATIQPDHVHLVFELARTRSIAKVVEELKTGSSKWLKQQDPALTEFSWQDGYVVFSVSESRLRSLMLRLAAQRRYHAVSNYQDELRMLLAAHDMRFDERYLWS; encoded by the coding sequence ATGTCTCAATCGCTTGCCCAGATCCTGATACACCTTGTCTTCAGTGCAAGAGACCGGGAAGCCTGCCTGGAAGAACACATCCACGGACGGCTGCAAGCTTATCTCGTCGGGATTCTGCGGCACCTGGCTTGTCCACCACATGCTGCCACAATCCAGCCTGACCATGTCCATTTGGTGTTCGAGCTGGCGCGCACACGATCCATCGCCAAGGTTGTGGAGGAGCTGAAGACCGGATCCAGCAAGTGGCTCAAGCAGCAGGATCCGGCCTTGACCGAGTTTTCCTGGCAGGATGGCTACGTCGTGTTCTCCGTCAGTGAATCCCGCCTTCGTTCGCTCATGCTCCGTCTTGCCGCGCAGCGGCGATACCATGCCGTCAGTAACTACCAGGATGAGCTGCGCATGCTGCTGGCAGCTCACGACATGCGCTTCGATGAACGCTACTTGTGGTCCTGA